One part of the Camelina sativa cultivar DH55 unplaced genomic scaffold, Cs unpScaffold00654, whole genome shotgun sequence genome encodes these proteins:
- the LOC104773817 gene encoding ethylene-responsive transcription factor ERF016-like: MEAASPKYTGVRKRKWGKWVAEIRLPNSRERIWLGSFESAEKAARAFDAALYCLRGPGARFNFPDNPPVITGGRSLTPQQIQVVASRFACEEEEDQLVPPQPSPPRGDQKTEEEEEEEIISARGGMSGGNGGPMLGQVEQGNNNNEGTNSSNDTSSYWPFIWENENLVGPQTSGDFGFFTDDDSTNLYFPTQQPQQQLSSDFYYDDGACEDDFSHYSINLWNF, translated from the coding sequence ATGGAAGCTGCATCGCCCAAGTACACTGGTGTACGGAAGAGGAAGTGGGGTAAATGGGTGGCTGAGATACGTCTCCCCAACAGCCGTGAGAGGATCTGGCTCGGCTCCTTTGAATCAGCTGAGAAAGCGGCGCGTGCTTTCGACGCGGCTCTTTACTGTCTCCGTGGCCCTGGAGCACGTTTTAACTTCCCAGACAATCCCCCGGTGATTACCGGCGGTCGTTCTCTTACCCCGCAGCAGATTCAGGTCGTGGCGAGCCGTTTCGCCtgcgaggaggaggaggatcagCTAGTACCACCGCAACCGTCTCCGCCACGTGGCGACCAAaagacggaggaggaggaggaggaagagataaTTTCGGCACGTGGGGGAATGAGTGGTGGTAATGGTGGGCCTATGTTAGGGCAAGTTGAGCAAGGTAATAACAACAACGAGGGTACTAATAGTAGTAACGACACGTCGTCGTATTGGCCTTTTATATGGGAGAACGAGAATCTTGTAGGTCCTCAAACCTCGGGGGACTTCGGTTTTTTCACGGATGATGATTCAACCAATTTGTATTTTCCAACACAACAGCCGCAGCAACAGCTCTCGTCTGATTTTTACTATGACGATGGAGCTTGTGAAGATGATTTCTCTCATTACAGTATTAACCTTTGGAATTTCTGA